One window from the genome of Rariglobus hedericola encodes:
- a CDS encoding FliA/WhiG family RNA polymerase sigma factor produces the protein MNSVLSEPATTAAEPTQAPATAGAAWRVYQTVSTGPVSENELIERYLPLVRNVVDRIKINLPAHVDADDLYSVGITGLLAAVRKYDPSQNTTFAGYANTRIRGAILDELRRMDWCPRRARAKAKKIKESINTIEQRVKRAASEEEIRAELGLSAKDYAKWVEESRPVCFVAIDQPGENEEGGGASLHEIIADQSEIPVRDRLEQEELMQLVARCIEALPPIPRKILAMYYHENLRLAEIAAVFSLTESRICQIHSQTVLSLRAMIQRERDR, from the coding sequence ATGAACTCAGTGTTATCCGAACCAGCCACCACCGCCGCCGAACCCACCCAAGCTCCTGCCACTGCGGGTGCGGCCTGGCGTGTCTATCAAACCGTTTCGACCGGCCCCGTCAGTGAGAACGAACTCATTGAACGTTACCTGCCGCTCGTTCGAAACGTCGTCGACCGCATCAAAATCAACCTGCCCGCGCATGTGGATGCCGACGATCTCTACAGCGTCGGTATCACCGGTCTGCTGGCCGCGGTGCGCAAATACGACCCGAGCCAGAACACGACCTTCGCCGGTTACGCGAATACGCGGATACGCGGTGCGATCCTCGACGAGTTGCGCCGCATGGACTGGTGCCCGCGCCGCGCCCGCGCCAAGGCCAAAAAAATCAAGGAGTCCATCAACACCATCGAGCAACGCGTGAAGCGTGCCGCCTCTGAGGAGGAAATTCGCGCCGAGCTCGGTCTCTCCGCCAAGGATTACGCCAAGTGGGTCGAGGAATCCCGTCCCGTCTGTTTCGTGGCGATCGACCAGCCCGGTGAAAACGAGGAGGGCGGGGGAGCGTCGTTGCACGAGATCATCGCCGATCAATCCGAGATTCCGGTGCGCGACCGTCTCGAGCAGGAAGAACTCATGCAACTGGTCGCCCGCTGCATCGAAGCGCTGCCGCCGATCCCGCGCAAAATTCTCGCGATGTATTACCACGAAAACCTGCGCCTCGCGGAAATCGCCGCGGTTTTTAGTCTCACCGAGTCCCGCATCTGCCAGATCCATTCACAAACCGTCCTTTCTCTCCGCGCCATGATTCAGCGCGAGCGCGACCGGTGA
- a CDS encoding flagellar GTP-binding protein produces the protein MPIALNETTVAQAAAPATYKLVVRSADEAVKAIREQLGENARVLSVRQLPSQGLAGLLGRPRLEVIAQIATPELPVAMQPALGLPADDRPASMANPFSLDRSRLGSRDMPAGLGDLLRRSGFSASLVGRLEAAPELSGHDMKPLHRVLVDVGTTLGAAARRRAPRPLPSRAAFIGSPGSGRTTALCKWLAREMFSHHRTGRVFKAEFDRPNPSEGLGVFCEALGLVLEHAVPDSPLPQSGTEFAYVDMPAMSVRRPQDNRPLLRYLDTAQIEGRVLILNALYDQPVLRDAYAAGRDLGATHLVFTHLDELEHWGRLWDFLIEGELSPLFLSTGSGLTGDLVPDVVGAVMRRTLPGAPVPHLS, from the coding sequence ATGCCAATCGCGCTTAATGAAACGACCGTCGCCCAGGCCGCCGCCCCTGCCACTTACAAGCTGGTGGTGCGCTCGGCGGACGAAGCCGTGAAGGCGATTCGTGAGCAGTTGGGCGAGAACGCCCGCGTGTTGTCGGTGCGCCAACTTCCGTCGCAGGGGCTCGCTGGTTTGCTCGGCCGGCCTCGCCTGGAGGTCATTGCACAAATCGCCACGCCCGAACTGCCGGTGGCCATGCAGCCCGCGCTGGGTCTGCCCGCCGATGATCGTCCGGCCTCGATGGCGAATCCGTTTTCCTTGGATCGTTCGCGTCTAGGTTCTCGCGATATGCCGGCCGGTCTTGGCGACTTGCTGCGTCGCTCGGGTTTTTCGGCATCGTTGGTCGGTCGTTTGGAAGCCGCGCCGGAATTGTCCGGCCATGACATGAAGCCGCTCCATCGCGTGCTCGTTGATGTGGGCACGACGTTGGGTGCGGCGGCACGTCGCCGTGCGCCGCGTCCGCTGCCGTCGCGCGCCGCGTTCATCGGTTCGCCGGGATCGGGACGCACCACCGCGCTGTGCAAGTGGCTCGCTCGCGAAATGTTTTCCCATCATCGCACGGGCCGCGTCTTCAAAGCCGAGTTTGACCGGCCGAATCCTTCGGAAGGGCTCGGCGTGTTTTGCGAGGCGCTGGGTTTGGTCCTTGAGCATGCCGTGCCCGACAGTCCGCTTCCGCAGTCTGGAACGGAGTTTGCCTACGTGGACATGCCCGCGATGTCGGTGCGTCGTCCGCAGGATAATCGGCCGCTGCTGCGTTATCTGGACACGGCGCAAATCGAGGGCCGTGTGCTCATCCTCAACGCGCTCTATGACCAGCCGGTGCTGCGCGATGCATATGCGGCGGGCCGCGATCTCGGTGCGACCCATCTCGTTTTCACCCACCTCGATGAACTCGAGCACTGGGGACGCCTGTGGGACTTCCTCATCGAGGGAGAACTCAGCCCGCTCTTTCTCTCCACCGGCTCCGGTCTGACCGGAGACCTCGTCCCCGACGTCGTCGGGGCTGTCATGCGCCGCACCTTGCCGGGAGCACCCGTTCCCCACCTGTCATGA
- a CDS encoding motility-associated protein has protein sequence MLILIGAFIVIASTLGGFMIAGGNPLVLLHVSEFVVILGVALGVVVIASPMHTMIELIHKIKQALFGKSTGRGDYVEILKMLYEVFMVGRRNGLIALEEHVMNPGQSSIFTRYPSFTGNKEHMEFLLNGIKPVIDGKIKPDQLEELMTAELRAKDEEKGHPVHLLGMVGDSLPAIGIVAAVLGIINTMSAIAEGPEAVGEKVAAALTGTLLGIFVAYGFVIPLGARIAGINAAENQTLRCIMSAVAGFAKGLAPLTAVEVARRGLDSTVQPGSEELENILKAMPAVK, from the coding sequence ATGTTAATCTTAATCGGAGCCTTCATCGTCATCGCGTCCACATTGGGCGGATTTATGATCGCGGGTGGCAACCCGCTGGTGCTGCTCCACGTGTCGGAATTCGTGGTCATCCTCGGTGTCGCCTTGGGCGTCGTTGTCATCGCCAGCCCGATGCACACAATGATCGAGCTCATTCATAAGATCAAACAGGCGCTCTTCGGAAAATCCACCGGGCGCGGCGACTATGTGGAAATCCTGAAGATGCTTTACGAAGTGTTCATGGTTGGTCGTCGCAATGGTCTCATCGCTCTCGAAGAACACGTCATGAACCCCGGTCAGAGCTCGATTTTTACCCGTTATCCTTCGTTCACCGGAAACAAGGAGCACATGGAATTTCTGCTCAACGGCATCAAGCCGGTCATCGATGGAAAAATAAAACCCGACCAGCTCGAGGAGCTCATGACGGCGGAGTTGCGCGCCAAGGATGAGGAAAAGGGCCACCCGGTTCACCTGCTTGGCATGGTGGGAGATTCGTTGCCCGCCATCGGTATCGTCGCGGCGGTGCTCGGCATCATCAACACGATGTCGGCCATTGCCGAAGGTCCCGAAGCCGTCGGCGAGAAGGTCGCGGCCGCGCTCACCGGCACGTTGCTCGGCATCTTCGTCGCCTACGGTTTTGTCATTCCGCTGGGTGCGCGTATCGCCGGAATCAACGCCGCGGAAAATCAAACGCTGCGTTGCATCATGAGTGCCGTCGCCGGCTTTGCCAAAGGCCTGGCGCCGCTTACCGCCGTCGAGGTGGCGCGTCGTGGTCTCGACAGCACGGTCCAGCCCGGCTCCGAGGAGCTGGAAAATATTCTTAAGGCCATGCCTGCGGTCAAGTGA